A segment of the Zingiber officinale cultivar Zhangliang chromosome 8B, Zo_v1.1, whole genome shotgun sequence genome:
CCTGTAATATCATGGATTAGGAAGCTGGATAAACGTTCCTGAATTAGGACTGCACCCTCCAATTAGCATTTTCTTATACATCGAATATGCATGGTCAGTATTACCTGACACACTGTAACCTCGAATAAGTGCATTATATGTGAAGACATTAGGTCGGAAACCTTTCAATTGGAGTTCTTCGTACATCTTTGCAGCTTCAGTAACCATCCCAGCTTTCCCAAAGGTCAGTATTAAAGAATTATAAGTATACAAGTCAGGAAATATTCCTCTATCTTGCATTTCGTTAAAGAGAGTCATGGCTTCTTGTACTCTCTGACATTTCCCAAGACCATTAATCATCAAATTGAAGATGATCAAATCGAGTTCCAGACCAGTTAACCTTACTTCCTTAAAGTAGCACCAAGCATCTTCAGCTCTACCAGCCATGCAAAGTGTGTCTATAAGAATTGTGTAAGACTTCACATCTGGCTTGATACCTTCTCTAATCATCTTTTCAAATGTCTGAAGAGCCTTTTCGACATCGCCAGATTTTCCATATCCATTTATAAGAATATTATATATGGCAGAGCTAGGTTTACATCCATACTCAAGCATCTCTCTGAACAAATGTTCTGCCTCAGGTACTCTCCCTGATTTCAAGAGTCCATCAAGAAGAGGACCATATGTGCATGGTGTAGCATAAAAGCCCTCGGACATAAGATCATAATACAAGTCAATTGCCTGATCCAGCAAGTTGGACTTGACAAGGCCTGATATGATTGTATTGTAGGTTATGTTGTTTGGTTGGCAGCCTCTAAAACGCATCTCTTCTTTCATCTTTAACAAATCTGCTATTCTTGATGAGTTACCATAAGCAACAAGGAAAGCATTGTAGGTGAAAACATCTGGACAGCATCCAGCTGTTTTCATCTCTGCAAAGATCCTTTCAGCTACTTCAACTAAATTGACTTCAAGGAGCCCAATAATAAGAGGGTTATATGTTTCAATGGTTAGTGAAATATGGTAGCCTTTGAACTTCTCAAAAACAGTACATGCATCCCATGCTCTCCTACACCCACAAAGAGACTTAATAAGAGGGCACAACAATGTGTCATTTTGGAACATACCATTTCTAGTGACCTTTTCAGCAAACTTAATTGATTGATCAATTCCAGTTTCATTTATTATGCCTTCTGTAAGAGATGCCCATGAAGACCTATCTGTTATAGCATCAGCCTGAAGAACATAAGCCTCAGTAACATAGATAGCATTTTCCAGCAACCCATTTCTAAGAAGCATAGGCAAGATGCTGCATAGAGTTACAAAATCAGGAAAAAGAACTTTTCTCATTTGATGAAAAAGCCATAATGCTTCATTAACTCTATCTTCCTTACCTAAGCCATGAATTACAGTATTATAAGATAGACAATCAGGTAGACATTCCTCTTCTGTCATCCCGTACAACATTTTCACTGCACGGTCAACCTCACCATTTCTACAGAGACAGTCTAACAAAGTATTGTATGTTATTGTATCCGGAGGAGAAACATGATTTCTCATATGCCGAAACAACTCCATGGCTTTCTCAACttttccctcttttcctaatcCTGACAGTAACGTGTTGTATGTTACTACAGTGGGCTCAAGATTCATCGTCTTCATACCAAAATAGACTGTCCAAGCTTCATATCCTCTACCAGCCTTGTAGAGGGCATCAATCAACGAATTGACAGTAATCTCATCCGGGTTGCACCCACTTTGTCTCATTTCATTGAACAACCTCAGAGCTTCATCAACTTTTCCAACCCTGTTGCAACATTTAATCATTATGCTATATGTAATAGTATCAGGAGAAATACCAACATCCTTCAATTCCTGAAAAACTTCAATAGCCTGTCCAAGTCTCCCAGACTCTGCAAGACCATACAAGCATGCATTGCAAGCAACAATATCCGGAACAATTCCCTTTCTCTTCATAACCTCATATGTCTGAAATGATTTCTCAAAATCTCCAGATTTTGCATAGTGGTCAATGAAAAGGATATAGGTATAAGCTGTTGGCTTTGGACCATGAATATTCAAATGGTTAAAGAGCTCTTGAGCATCATCCAGCCTGTTCACTCTAAGAAGGCCACCAATTAACGTATTATAAGTATGCAAGTTTGGCAAAATCCCTTCCTCTTCCATGATTTCCAATGTTTTAGTAGCTTCTTCAGTCTTACCTTGTTTGTGCAAAGCATTTATCAGAATAGTATAAGCAACTACATCAGCACGATAACCATCCTTTTCCATTTCTTCCCAAAATCGTTGCACTGAATTAAAATCCCCGCCGTCACCAAATTTGTCCAACAATGTGATATAAGTCACCTTATCTGGCTTCTGCTCACTAGCCTTCATCTTCCAGAATATGTTCTCTGCTTCAGTGAGCCTCCCTGCTCTGCAAAGCACCTCTATTAGTACAGTGTAAGTTACTACGTCAGGTTGACACCCTTGTTCCTCCATTCTCCTAAGGAGACCATAAGCTTCATTGATTCTTCCTGCTTGGCCAAGAACCCGAATGCATATGGTGAAGGTGTATACATTTGGACTCAACCCTTGCACTTCCATCTCATCCAAAAGTTCCATCACAGCCACTGTCTCCCTCCTCCTGCCCAAATCTACCATGAGAGCAGAATAAGTTCTAATACTTGGCATTTTTCCTTCTGATATCATCTGCTTGTAAACCTCCAGTGCGGCTTTACTGAATTTAGCACGAAGAAGGAAATGTATCAGTCCATTGTAAGAGAAAGAATTCATCACGAATCCATCCTCCTGCATCCTTGAAAGTGCGAGCGGGGCATTCTGCAGCCCCCCACGGACGCCAAGGGCCTTGAAAATGATCAAAAAAGTGCTGGGGCTCCGCTTCACAATCTGCCTCTGCATTAAATCAAACACAAGGCGCATGTCGTCCACTCTGACACGAACCCTCAAGAAGTCAAGCATGTAGTCAAAGGATTCAGTCGTGTGGACGGCCACCGGCCGCTGGGCGACCTCCGTGAAGAACGAAAGGGCCTGAACCGGGTCGGAGATCGACTTGAGGGCATCAAGCACACCACCGGAACCGACGCTAACATCCAATTCAGTGCGTCCCATCTCCCCGAAACTCTGAGGACTGCCCAAACGGACATAAACCCGCTTCTTCTTGGGGTCTGAGAGTGGTTTGGGATTCCCAAATTTCCGCCTTTGGGGAGGGCAAGCTCTAGCGAAGGCGAGCGGTTTGGAGGTGCAAAAACTAGGGAGGTCGACGACGACTGAAGCCACTGAGATATCCATGGCGAATCAAAGCCAGACAATCTGGGAGAACAACCGCCAACTTAATCCGATTCGACTTTCGGAATCGTGCGACAATAAGGAGATCGAAGAGGCGTAAAGGATGGAGAAATCAGGGAGCTGGTAGTTGATTTCGGTTTCTTCGTTCCGGATGccgagagaagaaaagggatAGCTTGCGCGAGCCAGGCAGAAGGGATACACATACTATCATGAATGCTATGCTATGCGATGCGATGCGACTCCACTGGGATTTTTTGGGAGGTTCATCAACCGTGACGGCCCGGGTTAATCCTGGACCATGCCTAGTCTGGCTCTGTGTTAGATTAAAACCTCCttgatatatttatatttttatattaaattcgATACGTAAATGGAAtccaataaattttttattttttgttgaatAAATAGAATAAAAACTTAGAGATTGCTCTTAATTTAAATCATTACTATCACTTTACTttatcaaatttatataaaaGAGCATAAATACATTAAAAGTTTTGATAATTtcattgattttaatttaaaatgatccATAATTCTCTAGATCAATTTATAATAAAACTATAGAGGAAAAAATATGCATTGACGGACCtatagagaagaaaaagaatattTCAGGAATATAATTCgttatttgaataaaaaatttcatttatatttatttaataacaaaaaaatataaaaatgaataaatttaaataacattGAGCAAGCTCGACATTAGACGTGTTAAACTAGTTTTGGCTGCAGTGGGTCTCACACATTTATTGATATCCCCAAACAATTACAAAGTCAGGGAAAAAAAAAGACTACAATCTTGAAGAGGTCATTCATCGTATAATTCATGTACAATGCAGTTCCAATCTACAGAATGATACAACAAGAGACGCTAGTGCCAGATCAGAATCGGTCGTCAAGCAAGAGAAGCATTCGGCTCAATGGGCTTCTTCAACTGCACCAGTATCATGGTCATGTTATCGCATCCCTCGCCAGTGAGCGTGCTCGGAGCCAAGCACCTGTCCAGTACTCGCTCACATACTGCAGAGAGGCAGCTTTCCTGCGGTGAAGACATACCTTTGCGCCTTTAGCCACTTAAAACACACATGCTAAGAGTCACTGAAAAATTATCAGAGAAAAAAGAACATGGAGAATGGCACTCACAGTTCTAAGATGCTCATGGATAAAATCAACTAGCTGCTGATTCGACATGCAATCCCTGGTATGTGACAGAAGAAAAGATCAAACAAGTAATTTGGAAGCATGAGAGTGAGGGTTAAATTCAATTTCATATTTTAGGTAGACGGTTGTCTACATAACATCACATAGAAGACTGATTAACAATAAGTTTCCATCGGGATGTTTCTAGGGTTAAATACCATCCCAGCATTTATGGTGAGTCGATGTCTATAAAATCTCATTTCCAGCGGCAGGGAAACTTGCATTCAGTATATACAATTCACATTGTTTATAATTTCCTGAGTACGAAAAGCGATGCTATTCCAAGTCATCTTGAAACTAGAATCGCTGATAAGGCTTACCAGACTCCATCACATGCTATAACAATGAATTCGTCATCATCAGATAGCTCCACCTGCAAGCACATGTTAGATATAAATATATAGACTGGTCTTCTTAACAAACTGAGCTTTCGaactaaatatttcaaaatagaactGTGAAGTGCTCACAATATTGATGTCGGGATTGCAAGTCAAAATTTGCTTTTCCgcaggtaaaaatttattttgcttAAATTCCATGTCACCTGACACGAAGGGTTCTTCTCAAAGGTGCCACACTTCATTGGGCCATAAAATTCAATTAACAACACTGAAAATACCAATTGCTCTTGCAAGGTTTAAGCTTCCGTTTACTCGTCCAGCATGGATAAATCCTCCTGCTTTTAGGATTCTCTCTTTCTCATCCTCAAGACCTGGTTTGTGATCAGTCGACAAGCTGACTGCCTatcaaagaagaaaaagaacaaacatACACATAACTAGAATATTTTCCATTGATGTAGTAAAGCATATGATCGCACACATAAAATAGGATTCCTTGTGGACAAACCTGACCCTTCCTTGACAACACACAGCGAGAATCACCAGCATTTGCAACAAAAAGTTGATTGTTCCTAATAACAGCCACACAAGCTGTGCATCCAGATGTTGGCCCAGAAAAATCAGAATGTGGTCCCTAAGAAAGAATTGCAagggtttttttttaagttttccaatAGAATAGTAATTACAAGAACATGCTTATTTCACATTGGCTTGGGCATGTGGGCATGGGCAAGGGGCATATAATCTCAAACAGCTGATCTTTTTGTGGGGAAAATGAATTTTACAAATAAGATGGATATAGATTCTGTTTTTTTCTCCAAGAAATGAAGTAAAATGGTATATGCAAGTTAGGATGTCTAAATTGCTGCCTGCAACCCTAAAGTTGATAAGAGCATGGATAATGAAGTTCAAACTTCTTCAACTCGACTGCTAAGCATCAAGGAGAGTTGAGAAAAGACAGAAAGAAGAATTAGCAGGATAAACTACTTCATAGTACTGAAAGACAACCCTATCACCATCAGGTGAAGAACCTTAGCTTAATCAAAGAAACCTTGCTCCATAATATGGACAATACTACCTGTATTTAGTTTTCTAATCTGGAAGTATCCCAGAATTGATAGATAATACGAAATGTGAACCAAGATGTACCAACTACCTCGTACtggtagaaaataaataattatttagtcacataatttcagtttcaatGAAACAAAACTAGAATCACACACCTTTATGTGTTAAATGTAGCATAGTAAAAAAGTTTTCATGGGATATTGTGATCAACCAACATGTCTGCGATGATTTTCCAACAAATGTCATTTTGTAATGCAGCATCTATTCTGAAGATGCAAATGCATGGCATATCTAGGAAAATAGATTAATTACTTTCTCATATCTTTCTCTGTATCTACTCCAATccttctttccaacacttggctCTTCCTTTgctttcacattttttttttctatttctgtcAATATTTCCACACTAAGACATTTTTCACTTCAGATGCATGAGCCTTAGAGCATCCTAATAGAACTGTAATTCTCCTGCAGATTTAATTGCTGAGGTGGCTTAATATCTCAGATACACACGCAAGGGAGAGGGAAAAAAAAGTAGCAATGGATTTTGATTTCCCCAAGAAACTCTTATCATCAGAAAGAGTAGGACAAAGACGATAACACAGAAACAAACTGCCTTCATTCATATGATAACAAATCTCATAGCTGTGACTGATTGAATGCCTCATTTATCTAGCAAATTCATAGTACAAATGAAATACAGATTCACACTCAAAAAATCATCCATccttaccaaaaaaaaaattttaaaaaaacatttaaaaataatgCATTTTAACGTATCAAAGAAACTAAATGGATAGGATACCTCCTCAAAGGTCCATTCATCTACGTGTTCATCTGAATGACCTCCCCTTGGGGACCATATCAAGCCCTCAATGTAGCCAGTGAATCTGTCCATCTTGTCTCCCAGAACAGCTAACTCTCGCCACCCTCTCTGGCCTCGCATCATCTCGTCCATTCTGCATTAAATTAGTTATCATATATATTGATGTACCAGTTCTCATTTATGGCACTACCCAATATAATCAATATGAATTTCTAAGCTCAAGATA
Coding sequences within it:
- the LOC122014937 gene encoding pentatricopeptide repeat-containing protein At4g31850, chloroplastic-like gives rise to the protein MDISVASVVVDLPSFCTSKPLAFARACPPQRRKFGNPKPLSDPKKKRVYVRLGSPQSFGEMGRTELDVSVGSGGVLDALKSISDPVQALSFFTEVAQRPVAVHTTESFDYMLDFLRVRVRVDDMRLVFDLMQRQIVKRSPSTFLIIFKALGVRGGLQNAPLALSRMQEDGFVMNSFSYNGLIHFLLRAKFSKAALEVYKQMISEGKMPSIRTYSALMVDLGRRRETVAVMELLDEMEVQGLSPNVYTFTICIRVLGQAGRINEAYGLLRRMEEQGCQPDVVTYTVLIEVLCRAGRLTEAENIFWKMKASEQKPDKVTYITLLDKFGDGGDFNSVQRFWEEMEKDGYRADVVAYTILINALHKQGKTEEATKTLEIMEEEGILPNLHTYNTLIGGLLRVNRLDDAQELFNHLNIHGPKPTAYTYILFIDHYAKSGDFEKSFQTYEVMKRKGIVPDIVACNACLYGLAESGRLGQAIEVFQELKDVGISPDTITYSIMIKCCNRVGKVDEALRLFNEMRQSGCNPDEITVNSLIDALYKAGRGYEAWTVYFGMKTMNLEPTVVTYNTLLSGLGKEGKVEKAMELFRHMRNHVSPPDTITYNTLLDCLCRNGEVDRAVKMLYGMTEEECLPDCLSYNTVIHGLGKEDRVNEALWLFHQMRKVLFPDFVTLCSILPMLLRNGLLENAIYVTEAYVLQADAITDRSSWASLTEGIINETGIDQSIKFAEKVTRNGMFQNDTLLCPLIKSLCGCRRAWDACTVFEKFKGYHISLTIETYNPLIIGLLEVNLVEVAERIFAEMKTAGCCPDVFTYNAFLVAYGNSSRIADLLKMKEEMRFRGCQPNNITYNTIISGLVKSNLLDQAIDLYYDLMSEGFYATPCTYGPLLDGLLKSGRVPEAEHLFREMLEYGCKPSSAIYNILINGYGKSGDVEKALQTFEKMIREGIKPDVKSYTILIDTLCMAGRAEDAWCYFKEVRLTGLELDLIIFNLMINGLGKCQRVQEAMTLFNEMQDRGIFPDLYTYNSLILTFGKAGMVTEAAKMYEELQLKGFRPNVFTYNALIRGYSVSGNTDHAYSMYKKMLIGGCSPNSGTFIQLPNP
- the LOC122014508 gene encoding probable protein phosphatase 2C 11, producing MGIYLSTPKTEKFSEDGGNAKVRFGLSSMQGWRANMEDAHAAVPDLDDCTSFFGVYDGHGGKVVAKFCAKYLHTQVLKFDHLLGDLTAALRRAYFRMDEMMRGQRGWRELAVLGDKMDRFTGYIEGLIWSPRGGHSDEHVDEWTFEEGPHSDFSGPTSGCTACVAVIRNNQLFVANAGDSRCVLSRKGQAVSLSTDHKPGLEDEKERILKAGGFIHAGRVNGSLNLARAIGDMEFKQNKFLPAEKQILTCNPDINIVELSDDDEFIVIACDGVWDCMSNQQLVDFIHEHLRTESCLSAVCERVLDRCLAPSTLTGEGCDNMTMILVQLKKPIEPNASLA